The Glycine soja cultivar W05 chromosome 8, ASM419377v2, whole genome shotgun sequence genome has a window encoding:
- the LOC114424235 gene encoding basic leucine zipper 6-like, with protein sequence MTTQHALNLSGFGLNEDFIHSDNRIVRMGEAAKKICLASLKDQSCHVFGNAKGRTKLDLDLKLGISNIYSSQARDNHYNNHTFNQVEKNFIHGSSSTHDAGVNFNTNQTYEGQASKPGLNFNMATKMEDPKRLRRIMANRVSSKRYRLKKLDRMDQLEKQIKVIRQHISNFRRQIREAKKKQQLLRMEQHHLKFRIATFHDEKIVREAEIGKNREEVKRLRELHINQLQASAQPTMPNSNDGHTVEEQLDLNLGL encoded by the exons ATGACAACACAGCATGCCTTGAATCTTTCTGGATTTGGTTTAAATGAGGACTTCATACAT TCAGACAACAGAATTGTGAGAATGGGAGAAGCTGCAAAGAAGATCTGTCTGGCCTCACTGAAAGATCAATCATGCCAT GTGTTTGGTAATGCTAAGGGGAGAACCAAACTTGACTTGGATCTCAAGCTTGGCATTTCTAACATTTATTCTTCACAAGCAAGAGACAACCATTACAATAACCATACTTTTAATCAAGTTGAGAAGAATTTCATCCATGGTAGTTCTTCAACTCATGATGCTGGTGTCAATTTCAACACTAATCAAACTTATGAAGGACAAGCAAGTAAACCGGGCTTGAATTTCAACATGGCCACAAAAATGGAGGATCCAAAAAGGCTAAGGAG GATCATGGCAAATCGTGTTTCTTCAAAGAGATACAGATTGAAGAAGTTGGACCGCATGGACCAATTGGAAAAACAGATAAAAGTTATCCGG CAACATATCTCCAACTTTCGTCGTCAAATTAGAGAGGCTAAAAAGAAGCAACAATTGTTGCGGATGGAGCAGCATCATTTGAAATTCAGAATTGCAACTTTTCACGATGAAAAAATAGTTAGAGAAG CTGAAATTGGAAAGAACAGGGAAGAAGTGAAGAGGTTGAGAGAACTCCACATTAACCAATTGCAAGCCAGTGCACAACCTACAATGCCTAATTCAAATGATGGTCATACAGTTGAGGAACAACTCGATCTCAACCTAGGCCTCTAG
- the LOC114423607 gene encoding hydroquinone glucosyltransferase-like has product MAKTTHIAIVSSPGYTHLVPIIEFSKRLIKHHQNFHVTCIVPSLGPPPESSKAYLKTLPSNIDTILLPPISKEQLPQGVHPAILIQLTITLSLPSIHEALKSLCSKAPLTALVVDVFAFQALEYAKEFNALSYFYFPSSAMILSLLIHAPKLDEEVSGEYKDLTEPIRLPGCVPVMGVDLPDPAQDRSSEIYNHFVERAKAMVTADGILINTFLEMEPGAIRALQEFENGKIRLYPVGPITQKGASNEADESDKCLRWLDKQPPCSVLYVSFGSGGTLSQNQINELASGLELSSQRFLWVLRAPNNSASAAYLEASKEDPLQFLPSGFLERTKEKGLVVASWAPQVQVLGHNSVGGFLSHCGWNSTLESVQEGVPLITWPLFAEQRMNAVMLTDGLKVALRPKFNEDGIVEKEEIAKVIKCLMDGEEGIGMRERMGNLKDSAASALKDGSSSQTLSQLASQWECFSGNC; this is encoded by the coding sequence ATGGCAAAAACAACTCACATAGCTATTGTTTCAAGTCCTGGTTACACCCACCTGGTCCCAATAATTGAGTTCAGCAAGCGACTTATCAAACATCACCAAAATTTTCATGTCACTTGCATAGTTCCCTCACTTGGGCCACCTCCAGAATCCTCCAAAGCCTACCTTAAAACTCTTCCTTCAAACATAGACACCATCTTACTTCCTCCAATTAGCAAAGAACAATTACCCCAAGGAGTACACCCTGCAATCCTAATTCAACTCACTATTACTCTTTCTCTGCCATCAATACATGAAGctcttaaatccttgtgctccAAAGCACCTTTAACCGCGTTGGTGGTAGATGTTTTTGCATTTCAGGCTCTGGAATATgcaaaggagttcaatgccTTGTCCTACTTTTACTTTCCTAGTTCAGCTATGATATTGTCACTGCTTATACACGCGCCGAAACTTGATGAGGAAGTTTCAGGTGAGTACAAGGACTTAACTGAACCTATAAGGTTACCAGGTTGTGTACCGGTCATGGGGGTTGATCTTCCGGATCCGGCCCAAGATCGATCGAGCGAAATATACAATCATTTTGTTGAACGTGCCAAAGCAATGGTTACAGCTGATGGAATCTTGATCAACACCTTCTTAGAAATGGAACCAGGCGCTATAAGAGCGTTGCAAGAGTTTGAAAATGGGAAGATCAGATTGTACCCAGTTGGACCCATTACACAAAAAGGAGCAAGCAATGAGGCTGATGAGTCTGATAAGTGTTTAAGATGGTTGGACAAGCAGCCACCTTGTTCAGTGTTGTATGTTTCTTTTGGAAGTGGTGGAACACTCTCTCAGAACCAAATCAATGAGTTAGCTTCGGGTTTGGAATTGAGTAGTCAAAGGTTCTTGTGGGTTTTGAGAGCACCAAATAATTCAGCTAGTGCTGCTTACCTTGAGGCTTCAAAGGAGGACCCTTTGCAATTCTTACCAAGCGGGTTTTTGGAAAGGACAAAGGAGAAAGGTTTGGTTGTGGCTTCATGGGCACCTCAGGTTCAGGTCCTTGGTCACAATTCAGTTGGGGGGTTTCTAAGCCATTGTGGTTGGAACTCAACATTGGAGAGTGTGCAAGAGGGAGTACCTCTAATAACATGGCCACTCTTTGCTGAGCAGAGGATGAATGCTGTGATGCTAACCGATGGACTTAAAGTGGCATTGAGGCCAAAATTTAATGAAGATGGCATAGTGGAAAAGGAGGAAATTGCAAAGGTGATAAAGTGTCTGATGGATGGAGAAGAAGGTATAGGAATGCGTGAAAGAATGGGGAATTTAAAAGATTCTGCTGCTAGTGCACTGAAGGATGGTTCTTCATCACAGACCCTGTCTCAGTTGGCTAGCCAATGGGAATGTTTTAGTGGGAATTGTTag
- the LOC114423608 gene encoding hydroquinone glucosyltransferase-like codes for MPEARNKDSMAKTTHIAVISIPAFSHQASIVEFSKRLVHLHRHFHVYCIFPTIDAPPPATLAMLESLPSNINYNFLPPVHKQDLSHDDAPSMVQIDLAVSQSMPSFRHMLGSLLSTTPLVALIADPFANEALEIAKEFNLLSYIYFPPSAMTLSLFLQLPALHEQVSCEYRDNKEAIQLPGCVPIQGHDLPSHFQDRSNLAYKLILERCKRLSLANGFLVNSFSNIEEGTERALQEHNSSSVYLIGPIIQTGLSSESKGSECVGWLDKQSPNSVLYVSFGSGGTLSQQQLNELAFGLELSDKKFLWVLRAPSDSADGAYVVASKDDPLKFLPDGFLERTKGRGFVVTSWAPQTQILSHVSTGGFLTHCGWNSALESIVLGVPMVTWPLFAEQRMNAVLLTEGLKVALRPKFNENGVAEREEIAKVIKGLMVGEEGNEIRERIEKIKDASADALKEDGSSTKALYQFGTQMEKFLEQP; via the coding sequence ATGCCTGAAGCAAGGAATAAAGATTCAATGGCGAAAACAACTCACATAGCAGTAATTTCAATCCCTGCATTCAGCCACCAAGCCTCCATTGTCGAGTTCAGCAAGAGACTCGTTCATCTCCATCGCCACTTCCACGTTTACTGCATCTTCCCGACCATTGATGCACCTCCCCCTGCCACACTCGCCATGCTTGAATCACTTCCTTCCAATATCAACTACAACTTCCTCCCTCCCGTGCATAAACAAGACCTGTCCCACGACGACGCTCCCTCTATGGTGCAAATCGACCTCGCCGTGTCTCAATCTATGCCATCCTTCCGCCACATGCTGGGATCTCTTCTCTCAACCACGCCACTCGTTGCCTTGATTGCTGATCCTTTTGCGAACGAGGCGCTGGAAATAGCAAAGGAGTTCAACCTCTTGTCTTACATATACTTCCCTCCTTCCGCCATGACACTCTCATTATTCCTCCAATTACCGGCTTTACACGAGCAAGTTTCGTGTGAATACAGAGATAACAAAGAAGCCATTCAACTTCCAGGCTGTGTACCAATTCAAGGCCACGATCTCCCCTCACATTTTCAAGATCGATCCAATCTTGCTTATAAGTTAATTCTAGAGCGCTGCAAGAGACTCTCTCTTGCCAACGGTTTCTTGGTTAATAGTTTCTCCAATATTGAAGAAGGAACTGAGAGAGCCTTGCAAGAACATAACAGTTCCAGTGTTTATTTGATTGGGCCAATTATACAAACTGGTCTAAGTAGTGAATCAAAGGGGTCAGAGTGTGTGGGGTGGTTGGATAAGCAAAGTCCAAACTCGGTTTTGTATGTGTCGTTTGGAAGTGGAGGCACACTCTCTCAACAACAGCTTAATGAGTTAGCTTTTGGATTGGAATTGAGTGATAAAAAATTCTTGTGGGTTTTGAGAGCACCTAGTGATTCAGCAGATGGTGCTTACGTTGTTGCTTCTAAGGATGACCCTTTAAAGTTTTTACCAGATGGGTTCTTAGAGAGAACCAAAGGACGTGGCTTTGTTGTTACTTCTTGGGCACCACAGACCCAAATTCTTAGTCACGTTTCAACCGGTGGGTTTTTAACTCATTGCGGTTGGAATTCTGCTCTTGAAAGCATTGTGTTGGGAGTGCCAATGGTAACTTGGCCACTGTTTGCTGAACAGAGAATGAATGCTGTTTTGTTAACTGAGGGCCTCAAAGTTGCGTTAAGGCCTAAATTTAATGAGAATGGTGTAGCGGAGAGGGAGGAAATTGCTAAGGTGATAAAGGGTCTAATGGTTGGTGAAGAAGGAAATGAGATTCGTGAAAGAATTGAAAAGATCAAAGATGCTTCCGCTGATGCCTTGAAAGAAGATGGATCCTCCACAAAGGCACTTTACCAATTTGGCACTCAGATGGAGAAATTTCTGGAACAGCCGTAG
- the LOC114423610 gene encoding hydroquinone glucosyltransferase-like — protein MANTTHIAIIASPGFAHLVPIIEFSKQLVKHHQNFHVTCIIPSLDSPPESSKAYLKALPSFIDFIFLPPINKEQLPQGVYVGQQIQLTVSLSLPSIHEALKSLSSKVPLTALVADLLAFQALEFAKEFGALSYFYFPLSAMILLLLLHMPKLDEEVSGEYKDLTEPIKLQGCVPIFGVDLPDPIQNRSSEYYQHLLKRSKGMLITDGIIINTFLEMEPGAIRALEELGNGKTRFYPVGPITQKRSIEETDESDKCLRWLGKQPPCSVLYVSFGSGGTLSQHQINHLASGLELSGERFLWVLRAPSNSASAAYLETENEDPLKFLPSGFLERTEEKGLVVASWAPQVQVLSHNSVGGFLSHCGWNSILESVQEGVPLIAWPLFAEQKTNAVMLADGLKVALRLKVNEDDIVEKEEIAKVIKCLMEGEEGKGIAERMRNLKDSAANALKDGSSTQTLSQLASHWEYLSGN, from the coding sequence ATGGCAAACACAACACACATAGCTATTATTGCAAGTCCTGGTTTCGCCCACTTGGTCCCCATAATTGAGTTCAGCAAGCAACTTGTGAAGCATCACCAAAATTTTCATGTCACTTGCATCATTCCCTCACTTGATTCACCCCCAGAATCATCCAAAGCTTACCTTAAAGCCCTTCCTTCATTCATAGACTtcatctttcttcctccaaTTAACAAAGAACAATTACCCCAAGGAGTATACGTTGGACAGCAAATTCAACTCACtgtttctctttctctgccATCAATACATGAGGCCCTGAAATCCTTGTCCTCCAAAGTCCCTTTAACTGCGTTGGTCGCAGATCTTCTTGCATTCCAAGCATTGGAATTTGCAAAGGAGTTCGGTGCCCTCTCCTATTTTTACTTCCCTTTATCAGCTATGATATTGTTACTGTTGCTACACATGCCAAAACTTGATGAGGAAGTTTCAGGTGAGTACAAGGACCTAACAGAACCTATAAAGTTACAAGGTTGTGTACCGATTTTCGGGGTTGATCTTCCTGATCCAATCCAAAATCGATCAAGCGAATATTATCAGCACCTTCTTAAACGTTCCAAAGGAATGCTTATTACTGATGGTATTATTATCAACACCTTCTTAGAAATGGAACCAGGTGCTATAAGAGCATTGGAAGAGTTGGGAAATGGAAAAACCAGATTCTACCCAGTTGGACCCATTACGCAAAAAAGGTCAATCGAAGAGACTGATGAGTCTGATAAGTGTTTGAGATGGTTGGGCAAGCAGCCACCTTGTTCGGTGTTGTATGTTTCTTTTGGAAGTGGTGGAACACTCTCTCAACACCAAATCAATCACTTAGCTTCGGGTTTGGAATTGAGTGGTGAGAGGTTCTTATGGGTTTTGAGAGCACCAAGTAATTCAGCTAGTGCTGCTTACCTTGAGACTGAAAATGAGGATCCTTTGAAATTTTTACCAAGTGGGTTTTTGGAAAGGACAGAGGAGAAAGGTTTGGTTGTGGCTTCATGGGCACCTCAGGTACAGGTCCTTAGTCACAATTCAGTTGGAGGGTTCCTAAGTCATTGTGGTTGGAACTCGATTTTGGAGAGTGTGCAAGAGGGAGTGCCTCTAATAGCATGGCCACTCTTTGCAGAGCAGAAGACAAATGCAGTGATGTTAGCCGATGGACTCAAAGTTGCATTGAGGCTAAAAGTTAATGAGGATGACATAGTGGAAAAGGAGGAAATTGCAAAGGTGATAAAGTGTTTGATGGAAGGGGAAGAAGGTAAAGGGATAGCTGAAAGAATGAGGAATTTAAAAGATTCTGCTGCTAATGCATTGAAAGATGGCTCTTCAACACAGACCCTATCTCAGTTGGCCAGTCATTGGGAATATTTGAGTGGGAATTAG
- the LOC114423612 gene encoding hydroquinone glucosyltransferase-like, with product MAKTTHIAIVSSPGFGHLVPIIEFSKRLIKNHPNFHVTCIIPSLGSPTESSKAYLKTLPSFIDFIFLPPINKEQLPQGVYVGRKIQLTVSYSLPSIHEVLKSLSSKVPLTALVVDILALQALEFAKEFNALSYFYFPSSAMVLSLLLHLPKLDEEVSGEYKDLIEPIKLPGCVPLLGVDLPDAIRNRPVEYYQHLLKSAKEMLKTDGIIINTFLEMEPGAIRALEEFGNGKSRLYPVGPITQKGSINEADKCLRWLDNHPPCSVLYVSFGSGGTLSQHQINELAAGLEWSGQRFLWVLRAPSNSASAAYLETENEDPLKFLPSGFLERTKEKGLVVASWAPQVQVLSHNSVGGFLSHCGWNSILESVQEGVPLITWPLFAEQKMNAVMLADGLKVALRPKVNEVGIVEKEEIAGVIKCLMEGGEGKGMRERMGNLKDSATNALKDGSSTQTLTQLARQWECLSGI from the coding sequence ATGGCAAAAACAACTCACATAGCTATCGTTTCAAGTCCTGGTTTCGGCCACCTAGTTCCAATAATTGAGTTCAGCAAGCGACTTATAAAGAATCACCCAAATTTTCATGTTACTTGCATCATTCCCTCACTCGGGTCACCCACAGAATCCTCCAAAGCTTACCTCAAAACACTTCCTTCATTTATTGACTTCATTTTTCTTCCTCCAATTAACAAAGAACAATTACCACAAGGAGTATACGTTGGACGCAAAATTCAACTCACTGTTTCTTATTCTCTGCCATCAATACATGAGGTTCTGAAATCCTTGTCCTCTAAGGTCCCTTTAACTGCGTTGGTGGTAGATATTCTAGCACTCCAAGCCTTGGAAtttgcaaaggaattcaatgccttGTCCTATTTTTACTTCCCTAGTTCAGCTATGGTGTTGTCACTGCTTCTACACCTGCCAAAACTTGATGAGGAAGTTTCAGGTGAGTACAAGGATCTAATAGAACCTATAAAGTTACCAGGTTGTGTACCACTCTTGGGGGTTGATCTTCCAGATGCAATCCGAAATCGACCAGTTGAATATTACCAACATCTTCTTAAAAGTGCCAAAGAAATGCTTAAAACTGATGGGATTATTATCAACACCTTCTTGGAAATGGAACCAGGTGCTATAAGAGCATTGGAAGAGTTTGGAAATGGGAAGAGCAGATTGTACCCAGTTGGACCCATTACACAAAAAGGGTCAATCAATGAGGCTGATAAGTGTTTAAGATGGTTGGACAATCATCCCCCTTGTTCAGTGTTGTATGTTTCTTTTGGAAGTGGTGGAACACTCTCTCAACACCAAATCAATGAGCTAGCCGCGGGTTTGGAATGGAGTGGTCAAAGGTTCTTGTGGGTTTTGAGAGCACCAAGTAATTCAGCTAGTGCTGCTTACCTTGAGACTGAAAATGAGGATCCTTTGAAATTCTTACCAAGTGGGTTTTTGGAAAGGACAAAGGAGAAAGGTTTGGTTGTGGCTTCATGGGCACCTCAGGTTCAGGTCCTTAGTCACAATTCAGTTGGAGGGTTCCTAAGCCATTGTGGTTGGAACTCGATTTTGGAGAGTGTGCAAGAGGGAGTGCCTCTAATAACATGGCCACTCTTTGCAGAGCAGAAGATGAATGCAGTGATGTTAGCCGATGGACTCAAAGTAGCATTGAGGCCAAAAGTTAATGAGGTTGGCATAGTGGAAAAGGAGGAAATTGCAGGAGTGATAAAGTGTCTGATGGAAGGGGGGGAAGGTAAAGGGATGCGTGAAAGAATGGGGAATTTAAAAGATTCTGCTACTAATGCACTGAAGGATGGTTCTTCTACACAGACACTGACTCAGTTGGCTAGACAGTGGGAATGTTTGAGTGGGatttag